One part of the Vitis riparia cultivar Riparia Gloire de Montpellier isolate 1030 chromosome 8, EGFV_Vit.rip_1.0, whole genome shotgun sequence genome encodes these proteins:
- the LOC117919935 gene encoding putative Myb family transcription factor At1g14600, with product MEESHCAEGSKTSPSEQNEDEDESEENDSEGKHKNCRSSSNSTVEENEKKGHSGAVRPYVRSKMPRLRWTPDLHLRFVHAVERLGGQERATPKLVLQLMNIKGLNIAHVKSHLQMYRSKKIEDPGQVLADHRHLVESGDPNIYNLSQLPMLQGLNQRPTSSFRYGDASWSAHENWMHSPFIGRSSVDKTTRPGFYGSVTERIFGGNNNNSTSCNFHMGTSLNEYSTWGTHVRKDSFQTSFHDHESWRGQAGSSLKELNQLTQMQAHVRERREHMSLKSRIPSDMNTATNLQEWKTVKRKASDCDLDLNLSLKLTPRNDETARGLEHNEVDSCNLSLSLYSPSSSKLSRLKEGRDDSMEHATRASTLDLTI from the exons ATGGAGGAAAGCCACTGCGCAGAAGGTTCCAAGACAAGTCCTTCTGAACAGAatgaggatgaggatgagaGCGAAGAGAATGATAGTGAAGGTAAGCATAAAAACTGTAGAAGCTCAAGCAACAGCACTGTTgaagagaatgagaagaagggGCATTCAGGAGCGGTACGACCATATGTTCGATCCAAGATGCCAAGACTCAGATGGACACCTGATCTCCACCTTCGTTTTGTTCATGCTGTTGAAAGACTCGGTGGACAAGAAA GAGCCACACCTAAGCTGGTTCTTCAACTGATGAACATCAAGGGACTTAACATTGCTCATGTCAAAAGCCATCTACAG ATGTATCGAAGCAAGAAGATCGAAGATCCTGGTCAAG TACTGGCTGATCATCGGCATCTTGTGGAAAGTGGAGATCCAAATATTTACAACCTCAGCCAACTCCCCATGTTACAAGGACTCAATCAAAGACCTACTTCTAGTTTCAG ATATGGAGATGCTTCATGGAGTGCCCATGAGAACTGGATGCACAGTCCTTTTATTGGCCGGAGTTCAGTTGATAAGACCACCAGACCAGGATTTTATGGTTCAGTCACTGAAAGGATATTTGGTGGCAACAATAACAATTCTACTAGTTGCAACTTCCATATGGGTACTTCTTTAAATGAATACTCTACTTGGGGAACCCATGTACGGAAAGATTCATTCCAGACCTCATTTCATGATCATGAATCCTGGCGAGGCCAAGCCGGATCAAGCCTGAAAGAGCTCAATCAGTTAACCCAAATGCAAGCGCATGTGAGAGAGCGCAGAGAACATATGAGTCTCAAGAGCAGGATCCCTTCAGATATGAACACAGCAACGAACCTACAGGAGTGGAAGACAGTGAAAAGGAAGGCTTCGGATTGTGACCTTGATTTGAATCTCTCTCTTAAGTTAACACCAAGGAATGATGAGACCGCTCGAGGTTTGGAGCATAATGAAGTCGACAGCTGCAATTTATCCCTGTCTTTGTACTCACCATCATCCTCAAAGCTTAGTAGGTTGAAGGAAGGGCGAGATGATAGTATGGAGCATGCAACAAGGGCAAGTACTCTTGATCTGACTATATGA